A single Trypanosoma brucei gambiense DAL972 chromosome 9, complete sequence DNA region contains:
- a CDS encoding kynureninase, putative: MRNNAAEKLLSTARAEGLALTEDGFAECMDRNDPLQVHRDAFNIPKRRDGSDHVYLCGQTLGLQHKDVESSVAGALKRWRELGVLAEFQHPNPWAEVDRLGRKEIAEIVGAQESEVITMNSYTVNLHLLLIAFYKPKGNRRLVMMGNYALPNNVYAVMSQLEARGLNPAEDLITVCAPKDEDGKDSPAHIPMTEYLSIIDKRGSEIAVILLSALHFITGQLVDVQAITKAAHAKGIIVGVDCAHAVGNVPLKLHEWEVDFASWCTYRYLNSGPGNLAGAFVHTKHTQVGSELKTLRGCRGHEPRDLIDPSYKFEPAEGAAGFQLSNVSVLGMMALLPSVRLIAKVGMDSLREKSLLLTSYLELLLGELVPPGSIRLLTSVDPSQRGAQLTIRILPNKLSASLTPRASYGGESESDAECMERYLRDVGIIVSTCSTDLVFLAPVPLYNTFKDVLLAARAIAECF, encoded by the coding sequence ATGCGCAATAACGCAGCGGAAAAACTTCTTAGCACCGCACGAGCCGAGGGTCTTGCGCTCACCGAAGATGGTTTTGCTGAGTGCATGGACCGCAATGACCCACTGCAAGTGCATCGCGACGCCTTTAATATTCCAAAGCGGCGCGACGGTTCCGACCACGTTTACCTCTGTGGACAAACACTTGGTTTGCAGCACAAGGACGTGGAGTCGAGTGTTGCTGGTGCCCTGAAGCGGTGGCGTGAGCTCGGCGTGCTCGCTGAATTCCAACACCCTAACCCATGGGCTGAGGTCGATCGCCTTGGCCGGAAGGAGATCGCGGAAATTGTCGGGGCGCAGGAGAGTGAGGTAATCACAATGAATTCCTACACAGTGAACTTGCATTTGTTGCTAATAGCCTTCTACAAGCCGAAAGGAAATCGGCGGCTAGTGATGATGGGGAACTATGCCCTTCCCAACAATGTTTATGCGGTGATGTCGCAATTGGAGGCCCGGGGCCTTAACCCAGCGGAGGACCTCATCACTGTGTGTGCTCCTAAAGATGAGGATGGGAAAGATTCCCCAGCACACATACCAATGACCGAATACCTCTCCATCATCGACAAGCGGGGGAGTGAGATTGCGGTGATACTACTCAGCGCCCTCCACTTTATTACGGGGCAACTGGTTGACGTGCAGGCCATAACGAAGGCCGCGCACGCCAAAGGCATCATCGTGGGTGTGGATTGTGCGCACGCCGTGGGTAACGTGCCTCTCAAATTGCACGAGTGGGAGGTGGATTTTGCAAGTTGGTGCACTTATAGATACCTAAACAGCGGGCCAGGAAACCTTGCTGGTGCCTTTGTGCACACGAAGCATACGCAGGTTGGGAGTGAGCTCAAAACGCTCCGTGGCTGTAGGGGTCACGAACCGCGGGATCTCATTGATCCGTCCTATAAATTTGAGCCTGCGGAAGGCGCTGCAGGGTTTCAGCTCAGTAATGTGTCAGTGCTTGGCATGATGGCCCTGTTACCAAGTGTGCGCCTTATAGCAAAGGTTGGCATGGACTCACTACGCGAGAAATCACTTTTGCTGACATCCTATTTGGAGTTATTGCTCGGTGAGTTGGTTCCGCCTGGCTCCATCCGCCTTTTGACCTCCGTCGACCCAAGCCAGCGCGGAGCACAGTTGACTATTCGTATACTACCCAATAAATTGTCAGCGAGCCTTACGCCACGGGCCTCATATGGGGGTGAGAGTGAAAGTGACGCGGAGTGCATGGAGCGGTATCTGCGTGATGTCGGTATTATTGTTAGTACGTGCTCGACGGACCTTGTCTTCCTCGCTCCAGTGCCGTTGTACAACACTTTCAAGGATGTGCTGCTTGCCGCGCGTGCCATAGCCGAGTGTTTTTAA
- a CDS encoding T. brucei spp.-specific protein: MMKSIPLNFVSFFFRYFPRYHQQTHAVISNDFVSYKELSHGSGLLPMFSWKDVLSTVIYSTPQFLLRQMSSVLLGLVAGYCSILLLFGPLPFAYGILQLTATVLIAYALAVATRYGVRWGTCSVLALMDGGVWRVSFRRKNNTGSARSGETQLD, encoded by the coding sequence ATGATGAAATCGATCCCTTTgaactttgtttcttttttttttcgctattTTCCACGGTATCACCAACAAACACATGCTGTCATCTCTAACGATTTTGTCAGTTATAAGGAACTGAGCCACGGCAGTGGACTTCTTCCAATGTTCAGTTGGAAGGATGTTCTCTCTACTGTCATTTACTCCACCCCCCAGTTCTTGCTGCGGCAGATGTCCTCCGTGTTACTCGGGTTGGTTGCCGGTTACTGCAGTATTCTTTTACTATTCGGACCCCTTCCATTTGCTTACGGCATCCTACAGCTTACTGCCACGGTGTTAATAGCTTACGCTTTGGCCGTCGCAACTCGCTACGGAGTGCGTTGGGGCACATGTTCGGTGTTGGCTCTAATGGACGGTGGTGTCTGGAGGGTGTCGTTTCGTAGGAAAAACAACACCGGATCGGCGAGAAGCGGTGAAACGCAGTTAGATTAA
- a CDS encoding membrane protein YIP1, putative, translated as MQPQPNGLYFPQGNQGEVNGANNSNYYQQPPTFAPWPNQSAGARPEDFFYNGGDANHMNPIRQQQQQQQQHYQHQYQYPQQQMQAQPPKVASATPYFSRPASCASPKAFRTGSDRNSFQSSPSHFVSGTQSPKPTAAHPFIQMPVATTVPLMNPAAPVFHDYSPKGQQLPLQGTSWHQRTSSTGPPPTPPPTSYSPTQPGFFGNLLQTLALRNMMTAFNNERGVDTSQGQVPLHQQRFGYPEDDLPLLDELGIFPHEIRANALAVLNPFREMGENVSDSMDLAGPIVFAVLLAILLSLRGSMRFSTIYGQFVIGVIFMRVLLSLMTENAVSLQFVISALGYGLIPNVFLAASQSLMYWLFGYVGKTMLVPALLAVLWSAWCATSMLVRGFHMEKQRYLIMYPLSLFYAVFATLTIF; from the coding sequence ATGCAACCGCAACCAAACGGTTTATACTTTCCCCAGGGGAATCAAGGTGAAGTTAATGGGGCCAACAACAGTAACTACTACCAGCAACCGCCGACGTTTGCACCGTGGCCCAACCAGTCAGCTGGTGCACGACCAGAAGATTTCTTCTATAATGGAGGGGACGCAAACCACATGAACCCAAtacggcaacaacagcaacagcaacagcaacattacCAGCATCAGTATCAGTACCCGCAGCAACAAATGCAAGCGCAACCTCCTAAAGTAGCTTCGGCAACGCCGTACTTTTCACGGCCGGCATCGTGCGCATCGCCCAAAGCCTTTCGCACAGGCTCAGATAGGAACAGCTTCCAAAGTAGCCCCTCCCATTTCGTGAGTGGAACCCAATCACCGAAACCTACTGCTGCTCATCCATTTATTCAGATGCCGGTAGCAACGACTGTGCCTCTAATGAATCCAGCGGCACCGGTGTTCCATGACTATTCCCCAAAAGGTCAACAGCTCCCCTTGCAGGGCACGTCGTGGCACCAACGAACCTCCTCAACGGgtccaccaccaacaccacccCCAACGTCGTATTCCCCAACCCAACCGGGATTCTTCGGGAATTTGTTGCAGACACTCGCATTGCGGAATATGATGACAGCCTTTAACAACGAAAGAGGAGTCGACACCTCACAAGGACAAGTTCCACTGCACCAGCAGCGTTTCGGATACCCCGAAGATGATCTTCCACTACTGGACGAACTGGGAATATTTCCTCACGAAATACGGGCCAACGCACTTGCCGTCCTTAACCCATTTAGAGAGATGGGGGAAAACGTTTCTGACAGCATGGATCTCGCAGGACCCATAGTATTCGCCGTTCTTCTTGCAATTTTGCTTTCACTTCGGGGCAGCATGCGGTTCAGTACCATTTACGGGCAGTTCGTTATTGGTGTTATATTCATGAGGGTCCTGCTCTCGCTCATGACAGAAAATGCGGTGTCGTTGCAGTTCGTCATCAGCGCGTTAGGCTATGGTTTGATTCCTAATGTTTTTCTCGCAGCTTCGCAGTCACTGATGTATTGGTTATTTGGGTATGTCGGTAAAACGATGTTGGTGCCTGCTTTGTTGGCCGTTCTTTGGTCCGCGTGGTGCGCAACGTCGATGTTGGTGAGAGGTTTCCACATGGAGAAGCAGAGATATCTCATCATGTACCCACTGTCCCTCTTCTACGCGGTCTTCGCCACACTAACAATATTTTAG
- a CDS encoding T. brucei spp.-specific protein — MKHHNQAEYQRKKKRKHLPANRRRHKPNTATRRNSFFVFLQLSGHMPTLPHLIQLPTHFPMRETCRLQSESTKKNTQPKHNQSYTHSHCSRKFPLPFSFCSRVNIFVYQPLLTRAAFFFCMFRCPYPVFLYQHPQPSTPPDAFHQLHTLTKMKEIKKKKETTADRYNFLQSSQFLFRFIDPSSHSDTP, encoded by the coding sequence ATGAAACACCATAACCAAGCCGAATaccagcgaaaaaaaaaaaggaaacacctACCAGCGAACAGACGACGACACAAACCGAATACGGCAACGCGAAGAAAtagtttctttgtttttcttcagcTTTCCGGGCACATGCCCACCCTTCCCCATCTCATACAGCTACCGACACATTTCCCTATGCGTGAGACGTGCCGTTTACAAagcgaaagcacaaaaaaaaacacacaaccgAAACATAACCAATcgtacacacactcacattgTAGTAGAAAGTTCCCCCTCCCGTTTAGTTTTTGCTCACGCgtaaatatatttgtctATCAACCTCTCCTCACTCgggctgctttttttttttgcatgttTCGCTGCCCCTACCCTGTTTTCCTTTATCAGCATCCACAGCCCTCTACACCTCCTGATGCTTTCCACCAGTTGCACACCctcacaaaaatgaaagaaataaaaaaaaaaaaagaaacaacagctGATCGCTACAATTTTCTTCAAAGTTCCCAGTTTCTCTTCAGATTTATCGACCCCTCATCTCACTCTGATACCCCATGA